The Pleurodeles waltl isolate 20211129_DDA chromosome 7, aPleWal1.hap1.20221129, whole genome shotgun sequence genome includes a region encoding these proteins:
- the LOC138247383 gene encoding olfactory receptor 5V1-like, with amino-acid sequence MKNNTSVEEFILLGFSSLPELKITLFVLFLSLYLSMLIGNILIVTITWTDPRLNTPMYYFLRHLSFLEICYTSVTIPKMLRNFLTKGNTIHYAGCAAQLYFFIALGSIECTLLAVMAYDRFVAICNPLGYPIIMSRWVCHSLVSSSWLSGFLNSMVHTVLTFRLPFCSSNEVKQFFCDIPPLLNLACADTHTNEMVLFVVGGLYGFGSFLLTLISYIQIISAILKIRTKEGQRKAFSTCTSHLIVVSLFYGTSFFMYLRPTSSYSLYQEKLIPVFYAVVTPTLNPIIYSLRNKEIKGALRTVSSNW; translated from the exons ATGAAAAACAACACCTCTGTGGAGGAATTCATTTTGCTTGGCTTCTCTAGCCTCCCAGAGCTTAAAATCACGCTGTTTGTTCTGTTCCTCTCACTCTATCTTTCCATGTTGATTGGTAACATTCTCATTGTGACCATCACCTGGACTGACCCTCGTCTCAACACACCCATGTACTACTTCCTTCGTCACCTTTCCTTTCTTGAAATCTGCTACACATCTGTAACCATCCCCAAAATGTTGAGGAACTTCCTAACCAAGGGCAATACCATCCATTATGCTGGTTGTGCTGCCCAACTATACTTCTTCATTGCACTCGGTAGTATTGAATGCACTCTACTTGCTGTCATGGCATATGACCGGTTTGTTGCCATCTGCAACCCGTTAGGATACCCCATCATTATgagtaggtgggtgtgtcattcaCTGGTGAGCAGCTCATGGCTAAGTGGCTTTCTAAATTCTATGGTGCACACAGTCTTGACTTTCCGACTCCCATTCTGCTCCTCAAATGAGGTCAAGCAGTTCTTCTGTGACATTCCACCACTGCTGAACTTGGCCTGTGCTGATACACACACAAATGAAATGGTGCTCTTTGTAGTTGGGGGCCTGTACGGCTTTGGATCGTTCCTGCTCACACTGATCTCCTATATCCAAATCATCTCAGCCATACTAAAAATACGTACTAAAGAAGGACAACGGAAAGCCTTCTCCACCTGCACATCTCATCTCATTGTGGTCAGCCTTTTCTATGGGACTTCCTTCTTTATGTACCTGCGCCCCACCTCAAGTTATTCACTATATCAAGAGAAACTAATCCCTGTTTTCTATGCTGTGGTCACTCCAACCTTGAACCCCATTATCTACAGTCTGCGGAACAAGGAGATCAAAGGGGCACTTAGGA cggtctcaagcaactggtga